In the Streptomyces fradiae ATCC 10745 = DSM 40063 genome, one interval contains:
- a CDS encoding LacI family DNA-binding transcriptional regulator, whose translation MAKVTRDDVARLAGTSTAVVSYVINNGPRPVAPATRERVLAAIKELGYRPDRVAQAMASRRTDLIGMIVPDARQPFFAEMAHAVERAAADRGKMVLVGNSDYRDEREIHYLRAFLGMRVAGLILVSQGMSEVAAQEIEAWDARVVLLHERPEALDDVAVVTDDIGGAQLATRHLLEHGHPYVACLGGTAATPAVGDPVADHIEGWRRAMREAGRSVEGRLYQAEYNRYDAYETALKILAGPDRPPAIFCTTDDQAIGVLRAARELRLDAPGDLAVAGFDDVKEAGLTDPPLTTVSSDRPAMARAAVDLLLDDGLKVSASRQDRVKSFPSALVVRRSCGCDGA comes from the coding sequence GTGGCCAAGGTGACGCGGGACGACGTGGCACGACTGGCGGGTACTTCCACCGCGGTCGTGAGCTACGTCATCAACAACGGACCCCGGCCGGTCGCCCCGGCCACGCGCGAGCGTGTCCTCGCCGCCATCAAGGAGCTGGGCTACCGGCCCGACCGGGTGGCCCAGGCGATGGCGTCGCGGCGCACGGACCTCATAGGCATGATCGTCCCGGACGCGCGGCAGCCGTTCTTCGCCGAGATGGCGCACGCCGTGGAGAGGGCCGCCGCCGACCGGGGGAAAATGGTCCTCGTCGGCAATTCGGACTACCGCGACGAACGCGAGATCCACTATCTGCGCGCGTTCCTCGGAATGCGCGTGGCCGGCCTGATCCTCGTCAGCCAGGGCATGAGCGAGGTCGCCGCCCAGGAGATCGAGGCGTGGGACGCGCGCGTGGTGCTGCTCCACGAGCGGCCCGAGGCGCTGGACGACGTGGCGGTCGTGACGGACGACATCGGCGGCGCCCAGCTCGCCACCCGCCACCTCCTGGAGCACGGCCACCCGTACGTCGCCTGCCTCGGCGGCACGGCGGCCACCCCCGCGGTCGGCGACCCGGTGGCCGACCACATCGAGGGCTGGCGCCGCGCGATGCGCGAGGCGGGCCGCTCCGTCGAGGGACGGCTGTACCAGGCGGAGTACAACCGGTACGACGCGTACGAGACCGCGCTGAAGATCCTCGCCGGCCCCGACCGGCCGCCCGCGATCTTCTGCACCACGGACGACCAGGCGATCGGCGTGCTGCGCGCGGCGCGGGAGCTTCGGCTCGACGCGCCGGGGGACCTGGCGGTGGCCGGCTTCGACGACGTGAAGGAGGCCGGGCTGACCGACCCGCCGCTGACGACCGTCTCGTCGGACCGCCCGGCGATGGCCCGCGCGGCGGTGGACCTGCTCCTCGACGACGGGCTGAAGGTGTCGGCGTCGCGCCAGGACCGGGTGAAGTCGTTCCCGTCGGCGCTGGTGGTCCGCCGCAGCTGCGGCTGCGACGGCGCGTAG
- a CDS encoding HAMP domain-containing sensor histidine kinase, with product MTTGPVRRFRALPLRSRLALLTSLAVAVAVAAVSVAAWLLTRAQLLEELDRSLENTAAPQEQVVEALVRCRAGVSPDPPVPDRPGFAYTQLVGADGDRCVARYSRAVRVTARDVEVAAGDAEEAMHTSRTDSGEAVRVHTVRQTVTLPGTGQRVPVAVSLARPLTEVDAALSRLALLLTALAGIGVVGAGAAGLWVARAGLKPVDRLTDAAEHVARTEDLTVRIPVEGEDEIARLSRSFNAMTGALASSRDRQAQLIADAGHELRTPLTSLRTNVELLARVEESGRALPAEDRRALLASVKAQTAELAALIGDLQELARPDAVAQGRLEVVALHDVLDQALGRARLRGPELVFTRDVRPWFVRAEPAALERALVNVLDNAVKFSPPGGTVEVRLVDGVLSVRDHGPGVPEEELPHVFDRFWRSPSARSLPGSGLGLSIVARTVRQAGGTVALVRAEGGGTRAEIRLPGAPTPPPGPAGPRG from the coding sequence GTGACGACCGGTCCCGTACGGCGCTTCCGGGCCCTGCCGCTGCGCTCCCGGCTGGCGCTGCTGACCTCGCTGGCGGTGGCCGTGGCGGTGGCGGCGGTGTCGGTGGCGGCCTGGCTGCTCACGCGGGCGCAGCTGCTGGAGGAGCTGGACCGGTCGCTGGAGAACACGGCGGCGCCGCAGGAGCAGGTGGTGGAGGCGCTGGTGCGGTGCCGGGCCGGGGTGTCGCCGGACCCGCCCGTACCGGACCGCCCCGGCTTCGCGTACACGCAGCTGGTCGGGGCGGACGGCGACCGGTGCGTGGCCCGGTACTCGCGGGCGGTGCGGGTGACGGCGCGGGACGTGGAGGTCGCGGCGGGGGACGCCGAGGAGGCGATGCACACCTCCCGGACGGACAGCGGGGAGGCCGTGCGGGTGCACACCGTGCGGCAGACGGTGACGCTGCCCGGGACCGGTCAGCGGGTCCCCGTCGCCGTGTCGCTGGCGCGCCCGCTGACCGAGGTGGACGCGGCGCTCAGCCGGCTGGCCCTGCTGCTGACGGCGCTGGCCGGGATAGGCGTGGTGGGCGCGGGCGCGGCGGGGCTGTGGGTGGCGCGGGCCGGGCTGAAGCCGGTGGACCGGCTGACGGACGCGGCCGAGCACGTCGCCCGTACCGAGGACCTGACGGTGCGCATACCGGTCGAGGGCGAGGACGAGATCGCCCGGCTGTCGCGGTCGTTCAACGCGATGACCGGCGCGCTGGCGTCGTCCCGCGACCGGCAGGCCCAGCTCATCGCGGACGCCGGGCACGAGCTGCGGACGCCGCTGACGTCGCTGCGCACCAACGTCGAGCTGCTGGCCCGCGTGGAGGAGTCCGGGCGGGCGCTGCCGGCGGAGGACCGGCGGGCGCTGCTGGCGTCCGTGAAGGCCCAGACCGCGGAGCTGGCGGCGCTGATCGGGGACCTCCAGGAGCTGGCCAGGCCGGACGCGGTGGCGCAGGGCCGGCTGGAGGTGGTCGCGCTGCACGACGTGCTGGACCAGGCGCTGGGCCGGGCGCGGCTGCGCGGGCCGGAGCTGGTGTTCACGCGGGACGTGCGGCCCTGGTTCGTCCGGGCGGAGCCGGCGGCGCTGGAGCGGGCGCTGGTGAACGTGCTGGACAACGCGGTCAAGTTCTCCCCGCCGGGCGGGACCGTGGAGGTGCGGCTGGTGGACGGCGTCCTGTCGGTGCGGGACCACGGTCCGGGCGTGCCGGAGGAGGAGCTGCCGCACGTCTTCGACCGGTTCTGGCGCTCCCCGTCGGCGCGGTCGCTGCCGGGTTCGGGGCTGGGGCTGTCCATCGTGGCGCGTACGGTGCGGCAGGCGGGCGGCACGGTGGCGCTGGTCCGCGCGGAGGGCGGCGGCACCCGCGCGGAGATCCGGCTGCCGGGCGCGCCGACACCGCCGCCGGGGCCGGCCGGCCCGCGGGGCTGA
- a CDS encoding response regulator transcription factor gives MNTTAEPDRILVVDDEPAVREALRRSLAFEGYGTLTADDGVDALEKIGAYAPDLVVLDVQMPRMDGLTAARRIRASGSTVPILMLTARDTVGDRVTGLDAGADDYLVKPFELDELFARIRALLRRSSYAAGGAERGAGPGDPGDVLAFADLRMNLATREVARGGRRVELTRTEFTLLEMFLTHPRQVLTREQILKAVWGFDFEPTSNSLDVYVMYLRRKTEAGGEPRLVHTVRGVGYVLREGGGE, from the coding sequence ATGAACACCACCGCCGAGCCCGACCGCATCCTCGTCGTCGACGACGAGCCCGCCGTCCGCGAAGCGCTCCGGCGCAGCCTGGCCTTCGAGGGGTACGGGACGCTGACCGCCGACGACGGGGTGGACGCGCTGGAGAAGATCGGGGCCTACGCCCCCGACCTCGTCGTCCTGGACGTCCAGATGCCCCGCATGGACGGGTTGACCGCCGCCCGGCGGATCCGGGCGTCCGGCTCGACCGTGCCGATCCTGATGCTCACCGCCCGCGACACGGTCGGCGACCGGGTCACCGGCCTCGACGCGGGCGCCGACGACTACCTGGTGAAGCCGTTCGAGCTGGACGAGCTGTTCGCCCGCATCCGCGCGCTGCTGCGGCGCAGCTCCTACGCCGCGGGCGGCGCGGAGCGGGGCGCCGGGCCGGGCGACCCCGGTGACGTGCTGGCCTTCGCGGACCTGCGGATGAACCTCGCCACCCGGGAGGTGGCGCGCGGCGGGCGGCGGGTCGAGCTGACCCGCACCGAGTTCACCCTGCTGGAGATGTTCCTCACGCACCCGCGCCAGGTCCTCACCCGCGAGCAGATCCTCAAGGCCGTGTGGGGCTTCGACTTCGAGCCGACCTCCAACTCCCTGGACGTGTACGTGATGTACCTGCGCCGCAAGACCGAGGCGGGCGGCGAGCCGCGCCTGGTGCACACCGTGCGGGGCGTCGGGTACGTGCTGCGGGAGGGGGGCGGGGAGTGA
- a CDS encoding response regulator transcription factor codes for MSSLLLLTNALQPSAEVLPALGLLLHNVRVAPAEGPALVDTPGADVILVDGRRDLPQVRSLCQLLRSTGPGCPLLLVVTEGGLAAVTADWGVDDVLLDTAGPAEVEARLRLAMGRRQMSAEDLPTEIRNGDLSVDEATYSAKLKGRVLDLTFKEFELLKYLAQHPGRVFTRAQLLQEVWGYDYFGGTRTVDVHVRRLRAKLGPEHESLIGTVRNVGYRFVAPEKVERAAEEARSPGTRPGSRTGGRTEARAHAAAGGGQDTPEVLRMADGKDPR; via the coding sequence ATGAGTTCTCTGCTGCTGCTGACGAACGCCCTCCAGCCGTCGGCCGAGGTGCTCCCGGCACTCGGGCTGCTGCTGCACAACGTGCGGGTGGCCCCCGCCGAGGGCCCCGCCCTCGTGGACACCCCCGGCGCCGACGTGATCCTCGTGGACGGCCGCCGCGACCTGCCGCAGGTGCGCTCGCTGTGCCAGCTCCTGCGCTCCACTGGCCCCGGCTGCCCGCTCCTCCTCGTCGTCACCGAGGGCGGTCTCGCCGCCGTCACGGCCGACTGGGGCGTCGACGACGTACTCCTCGACACGGCCGGACCGGCGGAGGTGGAGGCGCGGCTGCGGCTCGCGATGGGCCGCCGGCAGATGTCGGCCGAGGACCTGCCGACGGAGATCCGCAACGGCGACCTGTCGGTGGACGAGGCGACGTACAGCGCGAAGCTGAAGGGCCGGGTGCTGGACCTCACCTTCAAGGAGTTCGAGCTGCTCAAGTACCTCGCGCAGCATCCGGGCCGGGTCTTCACGCGGGCGCAGCTCCTCCAGGAGGTGTGGGGGTACGACTACTTCGGCGGCACCCGCACGGTCGACGTCCACGTGCGGCGGCTGCGCGCCAAGCTGGGGCCCGAGCACGAGTCGCTGATCGGCACCGTGCGGAACGTCGGGTACCGGTTCGTGGCGCCCGAGAAGGTGGAGCGCGCCGCCGAGGAGGCGCGGTCGCCGGGCACCCGCCCGGGGTCGCGCACGGGGGGGCGTACGGAGGCGCGGGCACACGCGGCGGCGGGCGGCGGGCAGGACACGCCCGAAGTCCTCCGGATGGCGGACGGGAAAGATCCCCGGTAG
- a CDS encoding S1C family serine protease, whose protein sequence is MTDHDRAHPTAGTARPASGDATAPGRPRRRRRAGRPVGLVAAAALVAAAVGGGAGALAQRLADGPAAPAPSAATGATAARAAATGTVAEVARAVSPSIVEIRAATGSGESTGSGVILTADGEVVTNHHVVAGASEVRVRLADGTAYTADVAGTAPDKDLALLRLRGAEGLKAAALGDSGTLRVGDPVVAIGSPGGLTNTVTSGIVSALDREVTVAKDDGKGAGPDRPYGYGGEPYGYGGESHGGGESHGGGADASRQPSGTAGADRTTYKAIQTDASLNPGNSGGALINMRGEVVGVNSAMYAPSAATGRSAGAGAAAGSVGLGFAIPVNTVKADLPALRGA, encoded by the coding sequence ATGACGGACCACGACCGCGCCCACCCCACCGCCGGTACCGCCCGCCCCGCTTCCGGCGACGCGACCGCCCCCGGGCGCCCGCGGCGGCGCCGGCGGGCCGGGCGGCCGGTCGGGCTGGTCGCCGCCGCGGCGCTCGTGGCCGCCGCCGTCGGGGGCGGGGCGGGCGCCCTGGCCCAGCGCCTCGCCGACGGCCCCGCCGCGCCCGCCCCGAGCGCGGCCACCGGCGCCACGGCGGCGCGGGCCGCCGCGACGGGCACCGTCGCCGAGGTCGCGCGGGCCGTGTCGCCCAGCATCGTGGAGATCAGGGCCGCGACCGGCTCCGGGGAGTCCACCGGCTCGGGGGTGATCCTCACGGCGGACGGCGAGGTCGTCACCAACCACCACGTGGTCGCCGGCGCGTCCGAGGTCCGGGTGCGGCTCGCGGACGGCACCGCCTACACCGCCGACGTGGCCGGCACCGCCCCGGACAAGGACCTGGCGCTGCTCAGGCTGCGCGGCGCCGAGGGCCTGAAGGCGGCGGCGCTCGGCGACTCCGGCACGCTCCGGGTGGGCGACCCGGTCGTCGCCATCGGCTCCCCCGGCGGGCTCACCAACACCGTGACCAGCGGGATCGTCTCCGCCCTCGACCGGGAGGTGACGGTCGCGAAGGACGACGGGAAGGGTGCGGGGCCGGACCGGCCGTACGGGTACGGCGGGGAGCCCTACGGCTACGGCGGGGAGTCCCACGGCGGCGGGGAGTCCCACGGCGGCGGCGCGGACGCGTCGCGGCAGCCGTCCGGTACGGCGGGCGCGGACCGGACGACGTACAAGGCGATCCAGACCGACGCCTCCCTCAATCCGGGCAACTCCGGCGGCGCCCTGATCAACATGCGGGGCGAGGTCGTCGGCGTGAACTCCGCCATGTACGCGCCGAGCGCGGCGACCGGCCGGAGCGCGGGAGCCGGTGCGGCGGCGGGCAGCGTGGGGCTGGGCTTCGCCATCCCCGTGAACACCGTCAAGGCCGACCTGCCCGCCCTCCGCGGCGCCTGA
- a CDS encoding alpha/beta hydrolase gives MRSGTEGSFHSVDVSSLTYGPLGETLRMSLRTDDGVLLEARHDPCAAGPTDTAIVVAHGFTGSVDRPALRRAVAVLARHAAVVTFSFRGHGRSGGRSTVGDREVLDLAAAVGRARDLGYARVATAGFSMGGSVVLRHAALYGERGEHVAREGREGREGREGRTDAVAAVSAPARWYYRGTPPMRRVHWLITRPAGRLVGRYGLGTRIHDRDWDPVPLPPVAAVPMIAPTPLLVVHGDRDPYFPVDHPRALAAASGGHAELWLEPGMGHAENAAGEELLTRIARWLTGAARGGG, from the coding sequence ATGAGATCCGGGACAGAGGGCTCATTTCACAGTGTGGATGTCTCCTCGCTCACGTACGGCCCTCTGGGTGAAACCTTGCGTATGTCTTTGCGGACTGATGACGGAGTCCTCCTGGAGGCGCGCCACGACCCCTGCGCCGCCGGCCCGACGGACACGGCGATCGTCGTCGCGCACGGTTTCACCGGGTCGGTGGACCGCCCGGCGCTGCGCCGCGCGGTGGCCGTCCTGGCCCGGCACGCGGCGGTCGTGACCTTCTCCTTCCGGGGCCACGGCCGCTCCGGAGGGCGCTCCACGGTCGGCGACCGCGAGGTGCTGGACCTGGCGGCGGCGGTGGGCCGGGCGAGGGACCTCGGGTACGCGCGCGTGGCGACCGCCGGCTTCTCCATGGGCGGCTCCGTGGTGCTGCGGCACGCGGCGCTGTACGGGGAGCGCGGGGAGCACGTGGCGCGCGAGGGGCGCGAGGGGCGCGAGGGGCGCGAGGGGCGTACGGACGCCGTCGCCGCGGTGAGCGCCCCGGCGCGCTGGTACTACCGGGGCACGCCCCCGATGCGGCGGGTGCACTGGCTGATCACCCGCCCCGCCGGGCGGCTGGTGGGGCGGTACGGGCTCGGCACCCGTATCCACGACCGCGACTGGGACCCCGTACCGCTGCCGCCGGTGGCGGCGGTGCCGATGATCGCGCCCACGCCGCTGCTCGTGGTCCACGGGGACCGCGACCCGTACTTCCCGGTCGACCACCCGCGGGCGCTGGCCGCCGCGTCGGGCGGGCACGCCGAGCTGTGGCTGGAGCCGGGCATGGGGCACGCCGAGAACGCCGCGGGGGAGGAACTGCTCACCCGGATCGCCCGCTGGCTGACCGGAGCGGCGCGGGGCGGCGGCTGA